A section of the Prosthecobacter sp. genome encodes:
- a CDS encoding patatin-like phospholipase family protein has translation MPANLDPLEKESQIEETTGLCLSGGGYRATIFHLGTLIRLNETGHLRQLARVSSVSGGSITSAVLGLHWKDLKWDSQGRAENLIEKVVDPVRALARTTIDEGAVIGGLFDPFHSVGDKVASAYNKALFSGATLQALPNDSKGEGPRFIINATNIQSGVLWRFSRPYMGDYKVGLVKDPTVPLAVAVAASSAFPPILSPVRLDASHFTFEPGTGSSLQRTPFIEKVMLSDGGVYDNMGMETVWKRCRTVLVSDAGAALPAEEEPASDWARHSIRVLNIVDNQVRSLRKRELIAAFKAGTEHKGAYWSIRNVPADYPAVASVAALGFDPARAAALAATPTRLKAMDDSWQEGLINLGYVTTAVALASHSPGPLASASVAWPYARGI, from the coding sequence ATGCCCGCTAACCTTGATCCTCTCGAAAAAGAATCCCAAATCGAAGAAACCACTGGCCTTTGCCTGTCCGGCGGAGGCTACCGCGCCACGATCTTCCATCTGGGCACACTTATCCGCCTTAATGAAACCGGCCATCTCCGTCAGCTTGCGCGAGTCTCCAGCGTCTCAGGCGGATCTATCACATCCGCAGTGCTTGGCCTCCATTGGAAGGATCTGAAGTGGGATTCCCAAGGGCGCGCTGAGAACCTTATCGAAAAGGTCGTTGATCCAGTCAGGGCGCTGGCCCGCACCACTATCGACGAGGGTGCCGTCATCGGGGGATTGTTCGATCCGTTTCACTCCGTCGGCGACAAGGTCGCCTCCGCCTACAACAAGGCGCTCTTTTCCGGTGCCACTCTCCAAGCTCTGCCGAATGACAGCAAGGGCGAAGGCCCGCGCTTTATCATCAATGCCACCAACATTCAGAGCGGTGTCCTGTGGCGCTTCTCGCGACCCTACATGGGTGACTACAAAGTGGGGCTGGTCAAAGATCCAACGGTGCCACTTGCCGTCGCCGTGGCTGCCTCATCCGCCTTTCCTCCCATCCTCTCGCCAGTTCGGCTCGACGCCAGTCACTTCACCTTTGAGCCCGGCACGGGCAGCTCGCTCCAGCGAACGCCATTCATCGAGAAAGTCATGCTCAGCGACGGCGGGGTCTATGACAACATGGGCATGGAAACAGTCTGGAAGCGTTGCCGCACGGTGCTGGTCAGCGATGCCGGCGCGGCGCTCCCGGCGGAGGAAGAGCCTGCCTCCGACTGGGCCCGCCATTCTATTCGTGTGCTCAACATTGTCGACAATCAGGTGCGCAGTCTGAGAAAGCGCGAACTCATCGCTGCGTTCAAGGCTGGCACGGAGCACAAGGGCGCATACTGGTCCATCCGGAATGTCCCCGCCGACTATCCAGCAGTCGCATCGGTGGCCGCCTTGGGCTTTGATCCCGCACGCGCAGCCGCCTTGGCTGCCACACCCACCCGGCTCAAGGCCATGGATGATTCATGGCAAGAAGGACTCATCAATCTTGGCTACGTCACCACTGCCGTGGCACTCGCCAGCCACAGTCCAGGCCCCCTAGCATCGGCTTCAGTCGCGTGGCCGTATGCCCGTGGAATCTGA
- a CDS encoding zincin-like metallopeptidase domain-containing protein: protein MRRQGGRRFESSETYYLTLFHGLIHATGHESRLNRKTLVEHDEFGGKVYSQEELVVEMGSTFLGLEADIVLAHHEQAAAYIQSWLDVLREPDHQRWLVKASN from the coding sequence ATGCGCCGTCAGGGCGGGCGGCGGTTCGAGAGCAGCGAGACTTACTACCTCACGCTGTTCCATGGACTGATTCATGCGACAGGGCACGAGTCACGGCTTAACCGCAAGACTCTTGTCGAGCACGATGAGTTCGGCGGGAAGGTGTATTCGCAGGAAGAACTCGTCGTCGAAATGGGCTCCACGTTCCTGGGTCTCGAAGCCGACATCGTACTGGCTCATCACGAGCAGGCCGCCGCCTACATCCAGAGCTGGCTCGATGTTCTCCGCGAACCGGATCACCAACGCTGGCTGGTGAAGGCAAGCAACTAG
- a CDS encoding HNH endonuclease signature motif containing protein yields the protein MPKTAKRPRPKIGKAGAKAKAKPKSKTPHPFSFPAKPYRRIHGPQGHSDYVAYKPWLRDEFEFRCVYCLTRERWGPEAHNRFSIDHVKPKSLHQDLTCDYDNLIYACIRCNTLKSTMLGLPDPCKVSLASHLKLNLRSGRFLALTGQGEQLIEYLRLNAQDRVDDRCFHLLIFQSIDPRIRKALPLKFGYPPDLPDLSKLRPPQGNSRPEGVMMSHFARYHRKELPLYY from the coding sequence ATGCCCAAAACCGCGAAGCGTCCCCGGCCCAAGATCGGCAAGGCCGGTGCGAAGGCCAAAGCAAAACCGAAGTCCAAGACTCCGCATCCTTTCAGCTTTCCCGCGAAGCCTTACCGCCGGATCCACGGGCCCCAGGGCCACAGTGACTACGTTGCGTACAAGCCGTGGCTGCGGGATGAATTTGAGTTCCGCTGCGTGTACTGCCTGACGCGCGAACGATGGGGTCCGGAAGCCCACAACCGGTTCAGCATCGATCATGTGAAGCCCAAGAGCCTGCACCAGGACCTGACCTGTGACTACGACAACCTGATTTACGCCTGCATCCGATGCAACACGCTCAAGTCAACCATGCTGGGGCTGCCAGATCCCTGCAAGGTCAGCCTTGCCTCCCACTTGAAACTGAACCTGCGCTCAGGGCGTTTCCTGGCTCTAACAGGCCAAGGAGAACAACTGATCGAGTACCTTAGACTAAACGCGCAGGATCGAGTCGATGACCGTTGCTTCCATCTTCTCATCTTTCAAAGCATCGACCCGAGAATACGGAAGGCCCTGCCCTTGAAGTTTGGTTATCCACCGGACCTGCCGGACCTTTCCAAGCTCAGACCACCCCAGGGAAATTCACGTCCTGAAGGTGTCATGATGAGCCATTTCGCCCGTTACCACCGAAAGGAACTTCCGCTCTATTATTGA